Proteins from one Cellulosilyticum lentocellum DSM 5427 genomic window:
- the purC gene encoding phosphoribosylaminoimidazolesuccinocarboxamide synthase, translating into MEKREQLYEGKAKKVFKTDDERYYIVSYKDDATAFNGEKKGTIVGKGVVNNRMSNIMCRMLEQNGIETHLVEELNDRETVVKAVEIVPLEVIVRNVAAGSFSKRFGVEEGTVLKNPTLEFCLKDDALGDPMINDYQILALDIATEEELKVMSEMTFKINELLKAYFLKIGVKLIDFKIELGRVDGKIILADEISPDTCRFWDAETNKKLDKDRFRRDLGGVEEVYAEMLARVTK; encoded by the coding sequence ATGGAAAAAAGAGAGCAACTTTACGAAGGAAAAGCAAAAAAAGTATTTAAAACAGATGATGAAAGATATTACATTGTAAGTTATAAAGATGATGCAACAGCATTTAACGGTGAGAAAAAAGGAACAATCGTAGGTAAAGGTGTTGTTAATAACCGTATGAGCAACATTATGTGTCGTATGTTAGAACAAAATGGTATTGAAACACACTTAGTAGAAGAACTTAATGATAGAGAAACAGTTGTTAAGGCTGTAGAAATCGTACCATTAGAAGTTATCGTACGTAATGTAGCTGCTGGTTCATTCTCAAAACGTTTTGGAGTAGAAGAGGGAACAGTACTTAAAAATCCAACACTTGAATTCTGTTTAAAAGATGATGCTCTTGGTGATCCAATGATTAATGACTATCAAATCTTAGCACTTGATATTGCTACAGAAGAAGAGCTTAAAGTAATGAGTGAGATGACTTTCAAAATTAATGAACTTCTTAAAGCATATTTCTTAAAAATTGGTGTTAAACTCATTGACTTTAAAATCGAGCTTGGCCGTGTAGATGGCAAGATTATTTTAGCTGATGAAATTTCTCCAGACACATGCCGTTTCTGGGATGCTGAAACAAACAAAAAATTAGACAAAGACCGTTTCAGAAGAGATCTTGGCGGTGTAGAAGAAGTTTATGCAGAAATGCTCGCAAGAGTAACCAAATAA